The DNA segment CGAATTCGGCGCGGGTCGAGAAGGGGAAGTCCTTGCCGCCCCAGAGGCCGAGCCGTTGGGCGTAGGCGAGATTGTGGACGGTGGTCGCGCCGGTCGCCGAGACATAGACGATGCGCGCATTCGGCAGGGCATGCTGGAGCCGCAGGCCCGCGCGGCCCTGCTGCGAGGCGGCGACGTCGCCGCGTTCTCCCTTGCCGCCTGCGGCGTTCTGCATGGCGTGGCTCTCGTCGAAAATGATCACTCCATCGAAATCGGAGCCCAACCATTCGACGATCTGCTTGACGCGGGAAAGCTTCTCGCCGCGGTCGTCGGACCGTAGCGTGGCATAGGTGGTGAATAGGACGGCTTCCGAGAGCGTGATGTTCTTGCCCTGCGGGAAACGCGACAGCGGCGTAACCAGCAGGCGCTCCATGCCGAGCGCCGACCAGTCGCGTTGTGCATCCTCCAGCAGTTTGTCGGATTTGGAAATCCACACCGCCTTGCGGCGGCCCTGCATCCAGTTGTCGAGGATGATGCCGGCCGACTGGCGACCCTTGCCGGCGCCAGTGCCGTCGCCAAGCATGAAGCCCCGGCGGAAGCGCACGGCGTTCGGCGCATCGTCGCTCGCGGCCGAGATGACGTCGAAAGTCTCGTCGAGCGTCCACGAACCGGCGAGGAAGTCGGCATGCGCCTCGCCGGCGTAGATGACGGTTTCCAGCTGGGCGTCAGAGAGCAGGCCATCCGGGACGATGTTTGCAGGCAGCCAGGGCCGGTAGCTCGGCCTGGGTGGCGCGACCGACGCCATCGCGACGGATTGCACAAGCTTGGTCGGATGGGCCTGCGCCCCGGGAATACGGATCGCCTGCAATCCATATTCTTCATAGATCGCGTCGGTGATCCGGCCGTCTTCGGCGGGTGTCCATTCCATGGTTTCATAGGCGAGTTCGACGCCTTCCGGCTCGATGGACGCGGGCGTGGCGGGCGCGGCAGTGGTACGGGCGCGGTATCCGCGAATGGTGCGGGGCGACGCGGCGGACGCCGAGGTTTTCACTGGCGGCAGGGTTGAAGTCGGACGCGGCGGAACCTGTGTCTCGATCCAGCCGAGCAGCGTGGAGACGTCGGGTGCGATACCTGGCGAAGGGGGAAATGCCGAACGATCGTCGGCCGACAGCTTGTCGATGACCGTCAGCCGCGTGTCGATGGTCGTGCCGTGCTTGGCATAGACCGAGCCGTCCACGGCTGCGGTGAAGACGACGCGGCCACGCTCCTGAAGCCGGACGAAGGCCGCGGCCCAAGCCGGGTGGTCGGGGCTGAAGTTGGCGCCGGTGATCGCCACCAGCCGCCCGCCATCGGCAAGCCGGGCCAGTGCTGAAGCGACATGGCGATAGGCGGCGTCGACCATGCGACCGGAGACGTTCGCCATGACGGAGAATGGCGGGTTCATCAGCACGACTGTGGGGGTGGCGTCCGGCGCGAGGTGATCGTCGATCTGGGCCGCGTCGAAGCGCGTGACGGCAACGTCCGGAAACAGCGCAGCGAGAAGATCGGCGCGGGTTTCGGCCAGCTCGTTAAGGAGGAGCGTTCCGCCTGATATCTCGGACAGGATGGCGAGCAGGCCGGTGCCAGCCGACGGCTCCAGCACGATGTCGCCAGCAGCAATGGAGGCCGCCGCCACGGCGGCAAGTCCGAGCGGCGCCGGCGTCGAGAACTGCTGGAGCGCCTGCGATTCTTCCGAGCGCCGCGTATGCGTCGGCAGGAGCCCGGCGATCTTCCCAAGAGCGGAAAGACGTGCAGCCGGAGATGCGGCCTTACGGAAAAGTGCCTTTCCGTATTTGCGCAGGAAGAGGACTGTCGCGACCTCGCAGGCCTCATAGGCCGCCTTCCAGTCCCAGGCGCCGCTGGTGTCGGATGCGCGGAAGGCCGCTTCCATCGCTGCACGGAGGAGCGCGGCGTCGATGCGCTGGCCGCGTTCGAGATAATCGAGAAGCTGCTGCGCCACGGCGAGGGTCTGGGACGCACGGGTCACGGGCGCGGCCAGAAGGGCCACGGGAGACAGAATGTTCATGGGGGGACCTCGGGAGAGCGGAAGGGACAAGCCCGGCGGCGCTCTCTCTCGACCGCCCGGACTCGATCCGTCCCGGCCGTCCTCTTCCTCTCGTCCGCTGACATAAAAAAGCGCCCCACCGTGAGGCCGGGCGCGCGCATGGTCGGGAATCATCGCACAGCTCCCTCCGCTAGCCACCGGCCGGTGCTGATCCACTCGATCGTGCGGCCGGTGGAGAGATCGAGCAGATGGGCGCCGCCGGAGAAGCCGTCGATGACAGGGTCCGAGGCGACGCCGGCCCACTGAAAGCCCCAGGTGCTGGTGAGGGCGAATGTCTCGGCGCAACGGGTGACGAAGGTGACCAGCAATTGCGGATCGGCGGTGCCGGGGTCGCGAAGCCAGAGGCGTGTCGCGCCATGCTCGGGCGTGAGCGAGAGCAGGAACGGCTCGGCGGGCGGGTCCTCGCGACCGTTCTCGGCCATCAGCGCGGTGTAGATGTCGAACGCCCGCGCGACATTGGCGAGCGAACCGACGTCGAGTAGGCAGGAGAAGCGGGTGAAAAAATCGGGCATGTCGGGCTCCTGAAACGAAAAGAGCCCGGAGCAGGGCCGGGCTCGGAGTGGTTGGAATTGGAAGGTGCGGAGCGGCCGAAGCCGCCCCGCGAGCCGCTCATTCGGCGGCGATGAGGTGACGCTCGTCGTCTTCGCCATCGGCCGGCGATTCCGTTTCTTCGTCGGCGCTGAGGAAGTCGGGCAGCTCGGCGCCCTCGGTTTTGCCATCGCCGTCCGCGTCCGGTGCCGGATCGCCGTCGACACCGGCAAGTCGAAGCGGCTCGGGCAGCCAGCCGCTGTCGGCCAAGAGACGCTCGGCCTCCTTGGCCATGTCGCCCTTTTTCAGATGACCGATAAGCTCGGCCGCCCGCTCGCCGGCGCCTTCGCGGACAGCTTCGAGGATGCGCGGCTTGGTGACACGGTTGAGGTAGTTGCCGAAGGTTGGACGCCAGCCGGCTTCGACCAAGTCGAGCCCGGTCGCCCGCGTCAGCCGGTCGGCCTGCGAAAGCCTTTTGTCGAGGGCGTGCTGAGACACGCCGCCCGCGCTGTGCGGGTTTGGCCGCTCATAGAGCGCGTTCACGCCATAGCTGACGCAATGCGCCAGCAGAGCCATGCGGCTGGCGTCGTCGAGACCAGCGAGCCAGTCCCAAAGGGCGTCGTCGTCCTTCGGGATGTCACCGGCCCAGGCGTCGTGACGCTCCTGGACGGCCCGCGCGGAAGAGCTGTCTTTCAGCGCCTCGTCCTGAACCGGGAAGAAGATATGCTTCACCCCCGCTTCCATGGCGCCCGTGTACATGCGGGTCATGAAGTTGTCCGAGACGAGCTTGTGGAGAAGCGCCGTCATGGCAATGTGCGGATTCTCCGCCACCGCGTTGCGCAACGCGAGGGTGCGGTAGGCGGTCAGCTCGATCACGAGGCGTTCGGGCAAGGGCTTGATCCCGTCGTCCTCATCGTCGTCCGGTTCGACAGGCTGGCCGCCGATGGTGATGACGGCGCGCTGCACCGACGGGCTCGCGGTGCCATCGGATTCGATCTCCTTCTCCGATCCTTCCTCACCATCGGTCCGGACTTGAGGCACATCCTCGGGCCGGACGAAGCCGCGATCGACCGAAAGCGATCCGTTGGCGTCGATGCTGACGAAGACACCGGCGATGGCGATGTCGGCCGGCTCGAAGTGCTCCGGGCGATCGTCGAACGCTACCAGAGCCGTCTCGATCTCGCCCATACGCTCGTCGACCTCATCGGGCAGCTCGTCGGCGTCCTGATATTCCGCTTCGAGCCTGGCCTGCTCGGCGGTGAGCGCATCAATGGTCGCCTGTTCCTCGGCCGACAGATCGATCGGCGCGCCGGAGACCTCGTGCAGGCCGCGTACCGCGTCGTAGGGGAAGCTGACCGCGACCTCGATCCACTTCCAGCCTTCGGCGGCGATAGCCTCGGCCTCTGCCTTCAACTTCTCGGCGACGAGGCGATCGAGAAGCCCGACGTCCTGCAGCCAACCGCCATCATCGGCCTGGAACAGGTCGCGCATGATGATGCCGCCGGCCGCCTCATAGGTGTCGATGCCGAGGAAGGCGGCACGCTTGTCGGACGCGCGCACCGCGGTCTCGGTCAGCATGCGCCGGATCTGATAGGGTTCCTTTGACCAGGAGTCCTTGATCGCGTCCCAGACCTGGGTCTGACGCTCGTGATCTTGTGAGACGGTGAAGGCCATGAGCTGCTCCAGCGCCATGCCGTCGTCGGCATAGACGTCGTGGAGGACCGGTGAGACGGTTGCGAGGCGTAGCCGCTGTTTGACCACGTTGACGGGCACGAAGAACGCCGCGGCGATCTCTTCCTCGGTCATGCCCTTGGTCAGCATGTCGTGGAAGGCGCGAAACTGATCGAGCGGATGGAGCGGCGCGCGCTCGATGTTCTCGGCGAGCGACACTTCCTCGGGAAGGATGACGCCGTCGCGATCGCGGACCACGCAGGGCACGGGTGCGACCTTGGCGAGACGCTTCTGCTTCACCAGCAATTCGAGTGCGCGGAAGCGGCGGCCGCCGGCGGGCACCTCGAACATGCCGGTCTCGTTGCCTTCGGCGTCAACGACGGGGAAGACGCTGAGGCTCTGGATCAGGCCGCGCCGGGCGATCGAGGCTGCGAGGTCCTCGATCGAGACGCCGGCCTTCACCCGCCGGACGTTGGACTGGCTGAGCACCAGCCTGTTGAAGGGGATGTCGCGCGAGGACGACAGGACGATCTTCTGAACAGCAGTAGCCATCGGGGATTACTCCGCGACGGGCGGCCGAGAGACTCTCTCTCAACCTCCAACCCGTCACGGAGCGAAGCGCCGCCCTCTTCCTCTAAAGGGGGCAGCGCCACGGACCGGCAAACCAGAAAGGCACGGAAGCGCAAAGCCGGAGACACGGACAACCGCATCCCCGGCTTCGCGGAAATCAGGCAGCTCGATCGAGCAGCTTCTTGGCCTTGCCCTCCATGTCGAGGCGGGCGTCCTGATGCGGCTTGTCGCGCGCGACGGCAGTGATGCCCTGCACGAAATCGAAGATGGACTCAGGCGGGCTACCTTCCTCCGCCAGCACCGTGTCGATGATCTTGCCGGTCTCGGCCTTGGAGAAGCCGCGACGACGCAGGAAGTCAGTGCGGTCTTCGTCCGTCCTGGCGACAATCCGCTCGCGGGCCGCCCTGATGCCGTTGACGAACGGCAGGGGCGAGGAGTTCGCGAAGTTCAGCAGCGCCGGGGCTGCCTCGTGGGCGAAGCGATTGGCGGCATATTTGGAGTGGCGGATGGTGATTTCCTCGAAATCCTCCACGCCCCACAAATTGCGATTCTGGCAGACCGCGCGCAGATAGAAGCTCGCCATGCCGAGCGTCTTGGCGCCGACCTCGGAATTCCAGCAATAGAAGCCCCGGAAATAGAGATCCGGCGAGCCATCGGGAAGGCGGCCGGCCTCAATCGGGTTCAGGTCGTCGACCAGGAACAGGAAGACATCGCGATCGGAGGCATAGAGCGTCGTCGTGTCCTTGGTGATGTCGACGCGCGGATTGTAGATGCCGGTCGACCAGTCGAGCACGCCCGGCACTTTCCAGCGGGTGTCGCCCGTGCCGTTGCCGGCAATACACTGCACCGCCTCGACCAGTTCGTGATCGTAGATGCGGCCATAGTCCGGGCCAGTGACGGCACGCAGTTCGACACGGCCAGTATCGGTTTCGAGCGTCTTGATCTGCTCGGCCCGATTGGAGGTCAGGCCGTATTGCAGGTTGATGGCGGCAAGTGCGGCTGGGAGCTGCCGAAGATAGGCGGCGGGCGCTCCAACCAGGCTGGCGAGCTGTCCAAAGGACCAGTGTGTTGGCGCGGTGGCCGTGTCGGTGCCCGGCAGGATCAGCGCTAGCCGTTCCGGGTCGTTGCGGTTCGCCTCGACGTGGATGAGCGCGCTCTCCACCACCCGCGTCCGGCTGCGTTCGGTGCGGTCGCGGACCGTGTGGGCCAACTCGGAGAGGGACAGGTAGCGCTCGTCGGCCGGACGCGAGAACCACTCAGACGAGACGCGGCCGATCCGTTCGCCGCGGCTGACATCGACCTTGTAACCGCCGCTGGTGTCACGGCGCGCATCGAGAACTTGCATGTTCATGGGACCAAACTCCATGACGGGCGTCGGAGACCTCTTCTCCAACCTTCAACCCGTCACGGGAAACAAGTCCACTCTCTCACTCTCAGCGGGGCGTTGCGGGGCAGCCGCCCCGCAGAAGGGGTCGGTCGAGACCAAGGCTCGGACGCAGGGGAAGGCTTTCCCCTCCCGGTGCGGATGTACAAGGTGACCCGGTGAGCAGTCGTCGCTGTTGGCTCAGGAGTCCGTTTGAGGCGAACGCGTTTCGTAGAGCGGCAACCTCTTCTACCTGGCACCTTTCCTCGCCATGCGAAAATGATACAAATCCTCGGACAGTAGGTCCTATGTTCCGAGCTTCCGTATCGTGCCGTCATCCATGTCCCAACGCCAGATTGCCCATACCGTGCTGACCGCGCGCGGAATTTCGCGCCTGGCAGAGCTGCGCGAGGCCGGCGTAACAGCCGCCACCATGAGCCGCATGGAACGGGACGGCGAGGTGCTTCGACTCGCGCGCGGACTTTATCAACTTTCCGACGCGCCCCTCGATGTTCACCATAGTCTCGCAGAGACGGCCAAACGGGTTCCCAAGGGCGTCGTTTGCCTCGTTTCGGCCCTGGCTTTTCATGGTCTGACGGATCAGCTGCCGAGGCAGGTTTGGCTCGCCGTGGGCCAGAAGGACTGGCCCCGAGACCCGAAGGCACGCCCATTCGGCTGGTACGTTTCACAGATCGTCTTCTGACGGAGGGGGTTGAG comes from the Ancylobacter pratisalsi genome and includes:
- a CDS encoding ParB/RepB/Spo0J family partition protein, whose product is MATAVQKIVLSSSRDIPFNRLVLSQSNVRRVKAGVSIEDLAASIARRGLIQSLSVFPVVDAEGNETGMFEVPAGGRRFRALELLVKQKRLAKVAPVPCVVRDRDGVILPEEVSLAENIERAPLHPLDQFRAFHDMLTKGMTEEEIAAAFFVPVNVVKQRLRLATVSPVLHDVYADDGMALEQLMAFTVSQDHERQTQVWDAIKDSWSKEPYQIRRMLTETAVRASDKRAAFLGIDTYEAAGGIIMRDLFQADDGGWLQDVGLLDRLVAEKLKAEAEAIAAEGWKWIEVAVSFPYDAVRGLHEVSGAPIDLSAEEQATIDALTAEQARLEAEYQDADELPDEVDERMGEIETALVAFDDRPEHFEPADIAIAGVFVSIDANGSLSVDRGFVRPEDVPQVRTDGEEGSEKEIESDGTASPSVQRAVITIGGQPVEPDDDEDDGIKPLPERLVIELTAYRTLALRNAVAENPHIAMTALLHKLVSDNFMTRMYTGAMEAGVKHIFFPVQDEALKDSSSARAVQERHDAWAGDIPKDDDALWDWLAGLDDASRMALLAHCVSYGVNALYERPNPHSAGGVSQHALDKRLSQADRLTRATGLDLVEAGWRPTFGNYLNRVTKPRILEAVREGAGERAAELIGHLKKGDMAKEAERLLADSGWLPEPLRLAGVDGDPAPDADGDGKTEGAELPDFLSADEETESPADGEDDERHLIAAE
- a CDS encoding DUF932 domain-containing protein gives rise to the protein MNMQVLDARRDTSGGYKVDVSRGERIGRVSSEWFSRPADERYLSLSELAHTVRDRTERSRTRVVESALIHVEANRNDPERLALILPGTDTATAPTHWSFGQLASLVGAPAAYLRQLPAALAAINLQYGLTSNRAEQIKTLETDTGRVELRAVTGPDYGRIYDHELVEAVQCIAGNGTGDTRWKVPGVLDWSTGIYNPRVDITKDTTTLYASDRDVFLFLVDDLNPIEAGRLPDGSPDLYFRGFYCWNSEVGAKTLGMASFYLRAVCQNRNLWGVEDFEEITIRHSKYAANRFAHEAAPALLNFANSSPLPFVNGIRAARERIVARTDEDRTDFLRRRGFSKAETGKIIDTVLAEEGSPPESIFDFVQGITAVARDKPHQDARLDMEGKAKKLLDRAA